The Vigna unguiculata cultivar IT97K-499-35 chromosome 6, ASM411807v1, whole genome shotgun sequence genome contains a region encoding:
- the LOC114189190 gene encoding probable sucrose-phosphate synthase 3: MAGNEWINGYLEAILSTGAPTIEEQKPAPVTLRDGGHFNPTKYFVEEVVTSVDESDLYRTWIKVVATRNTRERSSRLENMCWRIWHLTRKKKQFEWEESQRVAHRRWEREQGRREATEDMSEDLSEGEKGDGVVEMIQSETPKKQIKRQISNLEVWSDDKKEKKLYLVLLSLHGLVRGENMELGRDSDTGGQIKYVVELARALAKMPGVYRVDLFTRQISSPEIDWSYGEPTEMLTVGGDDDDNIGESSGAYIIRIPFGPRNKYLQKELLWPYIQEFVDGALAHILNMSKVLGEQVGGGQPVWPYVIHGHYADAGDSAAILSGALNVPMVLTGHSLGRNKLEQLLKQGRQSKEDINSTYKMMRRIEAEELSLDAAELVITSTKQEIEEQWGLYDGFDVKLEKVLRARARRGVNCHGRFMPRMAVIPPGMDFSNVMSQEDGPEADGEIFQLTASVEGASPKAMPSIWAEVMRFFRNPHKPVILALSRPDPKKNLTTLLKAYGESRPLRELANLVLIMGNRDDIDEMSSGNASVLTTVLKMIDKYDLYGRVAYPKHHKQSDVPEIYRFAAKTKGVFINPALVEPFGLTLIEAAAHGLPMVATKNGGPVDIHRALNNGLLVDPHDQQAITDALIKLLSDKNLWHDCRKNGWKNIHLFSWPEHCRTYLTRVAACRMRHPQWQTNTPGNDINTEESFNDSLKDVQDMSLRLSIDADLAGLGSVSDPQDQVKRLLSKMKKPDSGLNDTNKIPDNVSGKYPLLLRRRRLIVIALDIYDEKGAPGKTMIQIVQRIIKAAQLDPQNARVSGFALSTAMPMLETVEFLKSGNIQANDFDVLICSSGSEVYYPGTYTEDGKLLPDPDYEAHIDYRWGCEGLKKTIGNLMSTAEGEKKPSSPIEEDLKSSNAHCISYKVKDLTKAKRVDDLRQKLRMRGLRCHPMYCRGSSSVQVIPLLASRAQALRYLFVRWGLNVANMFVFLGETGDTDYEELISGTHKTIIMKGVVSNGSEGILRGPGSYPREDVVPNESPLVACISETTEDKIANTLKELSKSGIM, from the exons ATGGCGGGGAATGAATGGATTAATGGGTACTTGGAGGCCATACTTTCAACTGGGGCACCGACCATTGAGGAGCAAAAGCCTGCACCTGTGACTCTGAGAGATGGGGGGCATTTCAACCCCACCAAGTACTTTGTGGAAGAGGTGGTGACAAGTGTTGATGAATCTGATCTGTATCGGACTTGGATCAAGGTGGTTGCCACCAGGAACACCAGGGAGAGGAGTTCAAGGTTGGAGAACATGTGCTGGCGCATTTGGCACCTCACTCGCAAGAAAAAACAG TTTGAATGGGAGGAATCCCAGAGGGTGGCACACCGAAGATGGGAGAGAGAACAAGGTCGCAGAGAAGCAACAGAGGACATGTCTGAAGACTTGTCAGAAGGAGAAAAAGGCGATGGTGTTGTTGAGATGATACAAAGTGAGACCCCAAAGAAACAAATCAAGCGTCAGATTTCCAACTTGGAAGTATGGTCTGAtgacaaaaaggaaaaaaagctCTATCTTGTCCTCTTAAG CTTGCACGGATTGGTTCGAGGAGAAAACATGGAGCTCGGTCGAGATTCTGATACTGGTGGACAG ATTAAATATGTGGTAGAACTTGCTCGTGCACTTGCAAAAATGCCTGGAGTATATAGAGTGGATCTGTTTACACGGCAAATCTCATCCCCTGAAATTGACTGGAGCTATGGAGAGCCTACAGAAATGCTAACTGTGGGTGGAGATGATGATGATAACATTGGGGAGAGCAGTGGTGCATATATCATACGAATACCCTTTGGTCCACGCAATAAGTACCTCCAGAAAGAACTTCTTTGGCCTTACATTCAAGAATTTGTTGATGGAGCATTAGCTCACATTCTCAACATGTCAAAAGTGTTGGGTGAACAAGTTGGTGGGGGACAACCTGTGTGGCCATATGTAATTCATGGACATTATGCTGATGCTGGAGACAGTGCTGCAATTCTTTCAGGTGCCTTGAATGTACCAATGGTGCTGACAGGCCATTCACTTGGAAGAAACAAGCTTGAACAACTTCTTAAGCAGGGACGCCAATCAAAAGAAGATATTAATTCAACATACAAGATGATGAGGAGGATTGAGGCAGAAGAACTTTCTCTGGATGCAGCAGAACTTGTTATCACTAGTACAAAACAAGAAATTGAGGAACAGTGGGGACTTTATGATGGATTTGATGTCAAGCTTGAGAAAGTGTTGCGAGCTCGGGCTAGGCGTGGTGTCAACTGTCATGGTCGATTCATGCCCAGGATGGCG GTTATCCCTCCTGGAATGGACTTTAGCAATGTTATGAGCCAAGAAGATGGCCCTGAAGCTGATGGAGAGATTTTTCAGCTTACTGCAAGTGTTGAAGGGGCTTCACCAAAAGCAATGCCATCAATTTGGGCAGAA GTGATGCGTTTCTTTAGGAATCCTCACAAGCCAGTGATCTTGGCCTTATCAAGGCCAGATCCAAAGAAGAACTTAACCACTCTGTTAAAAGCCTATGGAGAAAGCCGTCCCTTAAGAGAACTTGCTAACCTT GTTCTCATAATGGGAAATAGGGATGACATAGATGAGATGTCTTCTGGGAATGCCAGTGTTCTCACAACAGTGTTGAAAATGATTGATAAGTATGACCTATATGGCCGAGTGGCATACCCTAAACATCACAAGCAATCTGATGTTCCAGAGATATACCGATTTGCCGCAAAAACAAAG GGTGTTTTCATCAATCCTGCTTTAGTAGAACCTTTTGGTCTTACTTTAATTGAG GCAGCAGCACATGGGCTTCCAATGGTGGCCACTAAAAATGGGGGACCAGTGGACATTCATAGg GCCCTGAACAATGGTTTACTTGTGGACCCTCATGATCAGCAAGCAATTACTGATGCATTGATCAAGTTGTTGTCAGATAAAAACCTGTGGCATGACTGCAGGAAAAATGGTTGGAAGAACATACACCTTTTCTCATGGCCTGAACACTGCAGAACTTATCTGACAAGGGTGGCTGCCTGCAGAATGAGGCATCCACAATGGCAAACGAACACTCCTGGGAATGATATAAACACTGAAGAGTCTTTCAATGACTCACTTAAGGATGTTCAAGACATGTCCCTTAGGCTCTCTATTGATGCTGACTTAGCAGGTTTAGGATCAGTGTCAGACCCGCAAGACCAAGTTAAGCGTCTCCTAAGCAAGATGAAAAAGCCAGATTCTGGTTTAAATGACACTAACAAAATTCCTGACAATGTATCTGGGAAATATCCTCTTCTGTTGAGAAGACGGAGATTGATAGTTATAGCACTAGATATCTATGATGAGAAAGGAGCTCCTGGTAAGACAATGATCCAGATAGTGCAGAGGATCATCAAAGCTGCTCAACTAGACCCCCAAAATGCAAGAGTTTCTGGATTTGCTTTGTCAACAGCCATGCCAATGCTGGAAACAGTAGAGTTCCTCAAGTCAGGGAACATTCAAGCAAATGATTTTGATGTCTTGATTTGCAGTAGTGGTAGTGAAGTTTACTATCCTGGTACTTACACAGAAGATGGAAAGCTTTTGCCTGATCCGGATTATGAAGCTCATATTGACTATCGTTGGGGTTGTGAAGGTTTAAAGAAAACCATTGGGAATCTTATGAGTACTGCTGAAGGTGAAAAAAAACCTTCAAGCCCCATTGAGGAAGATTTGAAATCTAGCAATGCTCATTGCATATCATACAAAGTAAAGGATCTCACTAAG GCAAAGAGAGTTGATGACTTGAGACAGAAGCTTCGGATGCGAGGCCTACGTTGTCATCCTATGTACTGCAGAGGTTCATCTAGTGTGCAGGTTATTCCACTCCTTGCATCAAGAGCACAGGCACTCAG GTATCTGTTTGTCCGTTGGGGACTGAATGTTGCAAACATGTTTGTGTTTCTTGGAGAAACTGGTGACACAGATTATGAGGAGTTGATTTCTGGAACTCACAAGACCATTATCATGAAGGGTGTTGTGTCTAATGGTTCAGAAGGAATACTTAGAGGTCCAGGAAGCTACCCTAGAGAGGACGTTGTACCAAATGAGAGTCCTCTTGTGGCATGCATTAGTGAAACAACTGAGGACAAGATTGCAAATACTTTGAAGGAACTATCAAAATCTGGGATAATGTGA